In the genome of Zootoca vivipara chromosome 6, rZooViv1.1, whole genome shotgun sequence, the window ttttttcacggaacaagtgtgccgtggcccaaaaaaggttgagaaacactgccttaatgCTTAGACCACCCTGGGAATTGTGGCCCTCagaggggaatgggggtctcctaacaacactctgcacccttaacaaattacagttctcaagattctttgggggaagccatcatACCTgtctaaagtggtatgatactgctttaaatgtactgtatagtgcagttgttgagcttcttgctACTAGGGCAAGAAGCTCAACAAAACACTTTTCTCATCAAGGCACAGGAACATGACACAGGAAGCCTTTGAACTGAGTACTCAAACTAATGTCAAGAGTGTTATATGAGGAATCCTGCACCGACCACCGAAGAAGCCTCTGCCCTCCCAAAATTTAGCTTGCTCCTTTCTGTGACCTGCTCACATACTCAGGTGGCTCATCAGAAGCGGAAAGCGTACGGACCACAGTTAGCTAGAGGCTCAttattaaaattttgtttcaggaAGAGTGGTTGCCGTAAGCAATGGTCATTACCTCCTGTCTGTAAAGACAGGCAGAGTTTAGAACAGGTGCAGTGACCCAGAGACTAAGTGAGCACTGGTGTGCGATCAGGAACAAGGGTTGTGGTGAGAGGATAACCACAGAATCAAGCACCTtggcttcagttttcaaaaaacCATCCAACAAAAAGCAACTCACTTTCATAAAAGTCGTTCAGAACTTGGCCCAAGTATCACACTagaaatctgtccccagacagaGGGTGAAGCTTATTTAACGATGTATATGACACAATCCTTACGGGTGGCTCATGGCTGAATAGCTCCTTTTCACCAAACAAGGCTTCACAAGTGACACAGGAAATGACTTCTGATCTGGAATCTGTCACTTCTGGGTGTTGTTAAAATGGCAGGGAATTACAGCGTTGGGATAGAGATAGAACAACATAGGGTGCAGCCACAGCATCCCTGATAGATGGTTCTCTGgcgcctccagtgaaggagagccaaGCACTGTCCACAGCAGTCTTGTTTCCATTTATAGAGGCTCCCCATACCTtgaggatggagaacctgtggccaggATAGGCCTGACAAGGACTTAGGAGGTTGGGAAGTGATCTACTGTATTTGGAATGCAAATACAGCtatcaccatccctggccactgagtaggctggctagagctgatgggaacttGGGTTCagtaacctctggagggccacagcttccctgtcATATCAGGGAATCCTCAAGGTGGGGAGGAGAGTAAGAGGATCCTTATGATCCCAAGATCTATTCCAGACAGGGAGGGCACAGTTAATAGCCCACTGACATATCTACCTAGAAGAAGCTCAAGAACaaagttttgttttaatattaaaaaacacagttTAGCCCAGCTCTGACTCAAGAGGGGCCCTGCTGGTCAACTAGATGGCTATGGGATGGCTACAAACAGACCcaagtgcaacagcaactctttCCGTTTGTAATTCCTAGCAGCTGGTCTTCAGGGGCACATTGCCTCTGATTCACTTTTATTCCCTGACTTAACCCGCTGCTCGCCACACATTCCAAAGCACTTTGCAATAAGCAGCTGATGACAAAAGCAGGGCATGAACCTTTGCTTGCTCCCTAGATGTCAGATGGCAACGGCATATCACCTCAAAAGAGCAGCACCCCAGGGATGTCATAATAATAGCAAATGCCATTTTAAGTACACAAATGTCCACAAATAGCCAGGGTAGGCTTTTCACCCAAGGGACATTCAAAAATGCCCAtttgggggaaggagcccaaaagCTCAAATGTTGGTCAACTTGCAAATCTCTAAAATAATACGATGTCACTGCACATATACTACATTTGTAATTTTTGCAGTTATAATTTACTACAATGCATTGGAAAAAGCATGAGAGACACATACAACCCAACTAGCACCTGAACATTATACATGCATTACCCACAAGTCCAATTAGGTCCATTCAGGTGTATGGGGCACcaccccatcaaccccagcctgccctcagccagccctacctgcctgcctgccgcatTCTTTCTTACAACCAGACATGGGATGggggctctgcctgtcactggtCTCTAGCCCCACCTAGTGttagtctccctgccttccatcctaCCAGCCACCACAGCCTGCTAGGGCCTAACCATGGACAGACTACAATAGGGCTAGAATGACAAAGTAGGCCTTGCCTTTTTAAGCTGCAAGTGCAACTCATGCGTAGAGCCATAAAGAACCTTGTATGTAAACCAGGGTAGGCATCCCTTAAGccacgtttgtgtgtgtgtgtgtgtgtgtgtgtgtgtgtgtgtgtacgtgtgatCTTTTCAGATTGAGGGCCAGAAGAAAAAATGGGCAGGACAACAAATACAaattttacctttctacagtaTGCCAACTTTACACATATAGCTAGTGTCAGAGCAttggccttgcatgcagaaggtcccaggttcaatccccagtaaaGTAGGGAAAGTCCCAAGGAccagaagaggggggggaggcctggagggctgcatttggcccctgacTTAAGCAACAGGCCTACTCTTTTAAGGCACACAGGCCTACTCACACATGTACTTGCATACATAAGTCTGGTTTGCATTCAAGGCTTCAAACTAAAGGCCTCTTGAAGGCCATTAAATATATGAACGGTCTTACAGGTTTCAGATCTATAGTTATATATTAGAATTTGTCCTGGGGGGGCCACACCAGTCACACCTCTTGTGAACAGCCAACTCATCTCTTCACTACTAGCCTGCACCAACCACTCACCCCACAGTAATGGTCCCCATTGAAAATCTGGGGAGGGATGGCTTTTGGGTTGCCCGATTTGGTCCTCATTTCGTCCCGCAGGGCATTATCCTGGGAGATATCCACCAGGGTGTATTTGATGTTCTTTCCATCCAGGATCCTGGTCACTTCGCTCTGCTGAGATTTGATCTGCAGAAcacacaaagggggagggggtgagTGGGAGATTAATCACCCTGTTATGGGATTTGATACATAGGGAAGGTGACAAATGGGAACATGGCCTGCTCATATTGCTCAATGCAAAACAAAGAGCCAGAGGCAGGGATTGCAAGACCAGCCATGCTTTGTGAGGGAGGAGGATCCACTTCTCTCCAAATACAGACCAAGCCCAGTATGTACAAATGCCAGCGCTGGCACGATTCTAGGCATCGAGGAGAGGGCAGGGCTACTTCAGAAATGCGGGGGGCGGGAGCTCCTGCTTCGGACTGCATCTTCTCCgacatctcatgtgatttatacTAATCACACTAGCTACACACTGACAGCATTGGTACTCAAAATCCTAACAAAATCATCCATGGGGTTTGGGACAGAAAACAAGATTACTGTAACATCTGGATCCCCTATGGAAAAGAAGCCCGTCTAGGGAGCGAGCTAGAAGGGAATTTCATAGAAGGGGGCTCAATTCAAGCGGGGGGACGTGAGGGTTGAAAAGGCATCCAGCTGcatgggggcggggaagggagagagagcaagaaaGGGGAGCGCACGCTGCAGAGGGATGGCGGAAAAGCTCCGCCTCGGAGTGCCAGGAGGGCGGGGGAGAAGCGAGCCGCTCCGCGAGGCAGCTCACCTTCCCTGGCGCGCCACTCACCTCTCTGGAGCCTGTCACCGAGGTGCTGTAGACCGTGAGGCTGGCCATGATGCTGAGCTTCGTCGCCGCTCCCTCTCTTCTTTGGCTGCTGGGTGGGTGCCTGGAAGGAAgcggaggaaaggggtggggagggaatctgCTTCCTTCCCAGCCCCGCCCAGCATGTGATCGCGGAGACCAATGGGGTCTACAGCCGCGGGCATGCGGGGCGGATATTCTGCGATCCGGCCGCCAGGCGATGCTTTGGAGGCGGGTCGCTCGTTGTCCCCATGCATTAGGTTGGGACTCGGTTTCTTTCAGGAGGCGCGGAGCCTCAGCCCAGAGGCTCTCAGGACTGTGTGCCTCTGTAGCTAGCTGGTCCTGGAAGTCTTAACTTGGAAGGAAGCCCCTTCGCGTGCAGATTTGCTTTCGAGGAAAGAACGCAGTCTGAGGTTTACCGCCATCGACCGTGCATTGTCGGACAACAGCTCAGGGATGAAGTTGAAAATACCGACCAGAGCTTTGCACTAAAGTATAGTTTATTATGGTTCATGAACTACATTGTATCGGTCCTTTATTAGTAAGGAAGAAACGTTTAATTGGTTTAAAAAGCTCAACTTAAAAAGCTTCCCCAGTTAATCAAGGAAGAATGAACTCTACAAGCAGGGATAAAAGTGCTCATTAAAATTCCAGCTGGCAAACACCATCGTGGAAAGGAACACTCCCTGCTTTGAGAAAGAGAACACCTTTTATGATGCATAAAAAATACGGCAACAAGTTTGCATACATAACAACTGCCAACATGTACATTTCTGCACACCCAATATGTGGGTTTGCTTGGGCAACAAAATAACACCTGAAGTTATTTCATTGTGTTAGCGGCAGCATTACTTAGACCAGCAAGCGTGGCCACCAGGCAGGGTTGATGGAAGGTGAAAttccaataacacctggagggccagaggttcctcacagAAAAAATGGTATTAATACAATAAATTAGTGCCAAATTGGATTAGTCTATTACTAATGAAATGGGAGGGTAGCAAGGCAGTGTGAAGGCCAAGTGTGGCGGAGGTTATAGTCAAAGCAGTCCAGGATAaaggcacttttttaaaaaggcataaacTCCACTTTATTTTGTAACCAAAATACTAAGTACCAAGTAGTCTGGCAAAGTAAGCTTTCTTTAGGTCCAAaaacaaagtattttaaaattataaccCTGAGATTTTTCTTTCCAGTAAACCTGcggtatattaataataataataataataataataataataataataataataatgttttcttcCTTTGACACTTTGCAGCGAGTTTGCCATGATAACAAAGCAACTATCCCTTTATTGGCTGGAGTCACACAACTCCCACTTCATTAGGAAATAGCTTTGGCAGGGGTAGCAGCTGCCAGTGGGCAAAATGTCATGTAAATGCCACATTTCCATTAACTGTCAGAAATTCAGCGCTTTCATTATTTTATGTTGGTTAAGCCTCTTTGGTGTAGCAGCCTAGCATAAGCAAAACTATATTCTTGTCCCAATACACAACTTTGGATGTTCCAGCCTTTCATGCTGATGACAGATTCCAAACATGGTACTTGTTCAATCCATTCACTAACCTAAAGCtatattttaaatcaattttttcagCAGGCTTAAAATAATTCTTCCTGGAAGTAAGTTATAGCCACAATAAAGTATGAACAATATATTCAATTTCTACATTATCTGTTCTCAAAAACAAAGAGATCTAGCCTTTGAGATGGGTCGTGTGTGCCCATCTTTCTGCAGGTTCAGTACCCTTTCCCACTGAAGCCTAGATAGGAGATGGTTACCAAGTTCCTCACTTTCTACTTCAtaatgctctctctccctctctcatatacATCTTTATTACTAGTTTACTCAGTTCTTTATGAATGATTTAATGCACCTCAGGTAGATTCAGAGATTTGTAACCCACCACTTTAGAGGAGACAGGAACTTTAAGAATACATACATAGCAAGGGACTGCTGGCAGGATGTTAGTCAGCCAATTGCATGTtgaggcagatttttaaaaagtaggttTGCAGTTACAtccagggaggtggggagaacagcAGCAAGAGGCAACAAATGCTCTTTGTTAAGTTTGCAGTTAACTGCTTGTTAAGTTGGCAATTCCATGTGTATTCATACACCTTAGAACAAGTGCATGCATTGCCACAAGAGTGACTGAACATTCTTCCATATTATAAAGTTCCCATCTGTGTGAAGAAAGAGGCATAGGTTTCTTGCCAAGATCTTAAATGTTCTAATCAGAggtttgaggttttattttgaAACATGAGGGACATTCAAAAACTCTTCCCCTACCTACATTCCATAACTTGTACAGATCAGCTTAGTCATAACAATTAACCAGTAAAGGATCTCAGTATTTTTGCCCAAGTCAGATCCACATGAGAGATGGAAAGAGTCCAAATGCTGCAATACAGGCACACACCTATTAGAATGCAGCTGATCTCAGATAGTTTATTTCTAGGAATTAAGGCACAGGAGTATGAAAATACACACTTTGGAATATATAGTTAGTACTTGTGTAAAGAACAGACatacaaaaacagtttaaaaggtgCATTTGAATGGGAACATTTTAACCCATTAAAACAGGCACTGTGAAAGGCCATTTTACTGATGTAGGTTATAGCCGCCCTACCCCAGTTAGACATGTGGAGAACTAATAAAGGCTTTTAAGACCAGACTCCATGGAAGCAGCTGTACTTATAAGGCTTTTGAGGGTAAATGCATCAAGGCTTTTAAAATTCCCAACATTGTACTCCTGCTTCTTTGGGGGGTCCTTTCTAAACCAGAACAGTTCAGAGTACTTAAGAATTTCAGAACATCTTTATCCAGACCAATTTAAATGTTTCTACACACATGCTGACATAGTGGCTCCTCAGCCTTGTGCATGTCCACAATTGCACTAATATTTTCTTGCATAAGCTGCAGTACACAGGTATAGCCACAGTGATTCCTATGACTGGTATCTAGAAAAAGTGCTGCTGCAAAAATCACAGAAATGATTGTAGAGCTGTAACCATGTAACCATTCACATACTTCCTCATGAAATTGCAGGCTACAAGCTGAAGAGAGGGTGCATTTACTGGCATGTGATTGCAAGCATGAACTAGCCCTGGAACTGCAATTATGTCACTGCTGAGAACTCACAGTTGGAAGGACCAGCTATTTGGTAGCCTGCCCAAAATCTTAACCAATCGCAAATAAAAGGGTGTGCCAAACACAGACATTTTCTTCAAAGAACCTTCCTGGCAAGAGAAACACTTTGATTTCTTGGTGCAGGAAATATGCTCTACTTGGCATCAAATCGGAAGTAATATATTGAAGGAGCTTTGGAAAATTCCACCCTATAGCAGCTTTCATGGATGTGGAATCTTAGTCTTTGGGTCCCATCATTTTGCATTCATTGTGTGATACAGTTATCCCCCATATCCTGTGCATATCTGTCAGAAATAGCAGTCCGTAAATCTTCAATCTCTTTGCGCAATTGTTTTACATCCTCCAGCTTCTTTGCTATCATGCCCGGTTTCTGTAAGTCATCCTTTTCTTTAACCGAACAGTGCACAGCTGTGAAATCAGAGAACAAAGTTATAGATGAGTGATGGGATCACTTTACGGTGAAAAAAGGAAATATCCAGGGATTGCAGATATCCCATTTAAGGCTAGAAACAGATTTTACACCCCCcctcctttaaagcacattctagCTCTCAATATTATGAATACACATTTGGGTATGTCTCCAAATGGTTAAGAAAGTATACTGAGAATGGTTGAGTGTCAATGGTCTAGTGATTCTGAAACGGAATTGCAAATGAAGCAAACATAACTGAATAATTTTAATGACAGCAAAACAATTTACAAGACATCCTCAGCACAAaaccccaagctgtcaaaatggtgTCTGTGGGCACCATGACACTCTTTACAGACTTTTCCTAGTGCCTGTGAAGCTTCTTGCCCCCCAATACTCTCCAAAACCTTTGTCATTCGGAGGCAAGGGGGCAGGAAGTGAGCTACCCtctcttgcatttcttttttcagTTCCATTGGCTTTTCAAGGCTTCAAGCAGCACCCAAGCAgctgaagagaaagaaaagtgtttCAAGAGGATGTGAGGGAAAGGGGAACAATCTGGCGGACTGGGGGCAGAAATTAGGGTGCTGGagtcaggagggagagaggagtgcCAGGGAGAGCATGTGGGTGCACACACCACATGTAAAATGGATCCTCTTGAAATTGCATAACTTTTTTCAGTTCCTCACAGATTATATGTCCATTGAATGAGCCATAAGATTGATTCATGGATCCAGTGTTTTCTAGCACTGCCATGGTGCAAACACATGAATCTAAGGCTTATAGATCCTTTTTTCACCAAGAGATCCCCTTAAAGTCACCATCATGTGTAATAATTAAAATCTGTGATTTGTATCCATATTTTAGCAGTGTTGGCAAGCAGCTGGTATATAATTTTTACTGCACAGGCTACCAATGTAAGCTTTATTTTGAATATGCTTTTTGAGAGCTCTGTATGAAATCAGGCAAATTCATGAGGCTGTTTCAGTTCTACTGGATCTCTGTTTTACATAGTCCCCACGAACAAGCAAGGAATTTGTGTGTGCTCCTCTGTCCATTGTGGGAGCAGAATGACCCAGGGGAGTGAGGAGAGACATGACTATGCCCACAGAACTATCTCAAAACGCCAAATATGCCCACAGACCTAGAAAGGGTTGGCAACCCTTGTGCTATCAACAGGCAACCAATAAAACAGAAGCATTACATCTTCAGAGCCCCAAAGAAATAATATTCATCTACTACTACCTGCTGAAAAAAACACAGTTTTACTTACTGCAAATCCCCAACAATAAAGACAAGTTGGGATCCTTTCCTTGAGCCCTTTGAGTTACAACGCTATAGACAGACTGCAAGTCCTGCAGGCAGCTGGCTAGCTCTCTATGCAGCTCTTGAATAAGGTGGGCTGTTTCAACAGACAGTAGCTGACCCGGCTCAATCTGCCGGAGGTGCTCCTGAAGAGTCAGATTTTTTTCCATCAGTTCCTGGTTCTGTACAGAAAGctaaaaaggaatggggaagagAAGCTGGAGCATTAGAGAAGATCTCTATCACCCCCTAGTGTGAGACTGCAATTCTACAGGATGTCTTCTATTTTGGAAACCTTCAGACTGGCATCAGCACCCACTTTCTAATGTCTTTATAAAATATCAGAGGTCATTGTGTGATCTCAATTCTAACCATAATTACTGGGTAGGTGGGAATAAGAGATACTAGATCCTGAGCTGCTGGATGCTATGCTTTTGTAACCAAAAGCCGCCACAAGCTACAAATTGCTGTACAGCCCTAGTACCAAAAACACTAAACACTATTTCTAAATGGGTATAACAAACCAAAGGGAAGGAGGATTCAAATAAGGCTACAAATCTGAGAAGTAAAACACAGACTTATTAGGCAATCAAGGTGCTCtaaagcaaaaaagggagggagggagggactagGAATGTAGATCCTACTATGTAGTTGTTTGGCTGGTTAATCTGTTTAACAGATGCCAATATTTAAAAAGGGAGACTACCTCTTTCACTGCTATGCGCAGTTGTTGCATTGCATTCTCCTGCCTCAGTGCTTCCACTTTGAGAGCCTGACCTGTGTCTTCCTCCTGAGCAATCCGATTCTCTAGATCCtggaatacaaaaacaaacaagttcTGATTATCCTGTTGATGATTTGGATACATGAACCATATATCCAATCCTTCAATTTGAACTCACCTTTACTTCTGAAGATAACTgattcatcttcttcttctgattATCCACAATCTGAAAAAGATGAAAACCTTCCCATGTATTTATTAGCACCCTTAGATGTActcttagcaaaataaaaattgaatgtttattgctTTAACAAATGCATTTATGAGCACTGCACTACTGTGTATGACCCCATATTTGCAATTAGAGAGATAACATTCTGGTCTTATTCTCAACCCCAAATCGTTTGTGGACTCTTCAGAAGAGATTATGTGTCCTGAAATATAACTGTTCACAGCAATACCCCACTAATTCAGGACCACACTTGCAGGAAGTACTAGATTGTTGAGCTTAAGATCTTCATGATTTAAACTCTTATCTCTTCAGATGCTTATCTGTAACCGTGGTTCCTCATGTGGTCATTTGTGTAGTCACATACGAGTTCTGCACTAGGGTCAGGCAAAGTATCAATATATTGTCTTATATCGATATAAAGAGCAAATTGTgataaccatttttttaaaaaattatctggcaatatatcgtgaatcgTGTCTGCTTGTGTGCAATAGTCAAAAAGCACAACATTGCAAAAATCGGGAAGCCGATGCTTCTTCCTGTCCTGTGCAGCTGTTGCTATTGCTAACTCTGCCTCAGGTGCTCTTCTGTGCCTCCTatagcggcggcagcagcaggctgATGCAAACATCACTTTTTGAGAAATCATGTGAGAACTGCAGGATAACTCTCTGCCTTAGCTCTCcgtctcccctgcctgcctcctcagCGGCAGGCAAAAATCATCCTCGGAGATATCGTGTGTGCGATGTTAATCACTGAGCTTGGCACAACCTATCTAAAAGAGATGTCTATCTTAGCAGATACAGAACCCATATGTGGGACTGCACAAAGACTATGATGCAATTGCCAGAGAATGTGACATCCACAATAACCACCAATTCCCCACTGGGAGTAGGTTACCTTCCTAAGGAGATCACATTCTTTTTGCAGAGAATCTTTTTCTTGTTTCTCTTTCTCCAACTCCTGGGCAGTGTCTTCTGTTGCTGAATTCTTCCCACGCTGCATTTTATCTTGTAAACTAAGAAACAAGATGCCAATGCTAAATGGAATGACCTCAACAAGCTCACCCCTTGAAGATGGATTTCATAATACTCAACCTGGACTACAGCCACCCCTTGATTCCATATTGACAAAGTAGAAATCCCTATTCTACTCCAAAAGCATACATTTTAAgtaacaaaaaacacattttaaagacaTTCTTAAGTCACAGTCACATTTGTGTTAACGAGACAAGGTCACGTTTTTCTGTGAAAGAACAAAAAAGCCAAACATTGTCTTGTAGCTCTTCCCTACCCCTCATCCAACATGGGAAGAGGTTGACAGCCTTACATAATCAGCATGGCAAGTTCCCTAAACTTTTTCATTCTGTCTTCACTGGATCCCAGGAGAGGCAGCAGGCCTCGGAGCTTGCTCCAACTGGACTGTCCTGTCAACTCCCCAAATACATTGTGGGAAGGATTCtgattatttatgtttttatattgtttattgTGATTCTGTCAATGGTTTTTGATGGTAACTGTGATTCACATTGGAAGGATTTGTATCCCTAGAGACAGAATATAAACAgctaaaatttttttaaaaagatatcccAAACAAGGACACTCAGTTGATGAGACAAGCGTTGGGGATGAGGAACAGATTCATGGGCAGGAGGAAGGactgtgtcccccccacccccactgtaaACTCTTTTTACTGTTAATCATTCAAAACACATCCCTCCTCCACACAACTGGGTAGTTTAAACAAAATGGATCTGCCTCCATCACATGCTACTAGTGTTTTAAAAGCAGCCCAAAGCTCAGTGTCAAATGATCTCCTCTTATTTCCGAAGCCAGAATGTTTACCTTAATTTGGAAGACAAAACTGATATGACCTTTTTAATAGCTAGCTCACTACATGCCTATAGCCaactattttatttatctatctattgcatttatatactgcctttatgccaaggcacccaaggtaGTTTTGGCTACTACCCATATACTCAGCACCTGTGGTGTCTGCTCCTCCActgtccatttctctctctcaagtaTCACGCTAACCCCAGAGTCCACTCTTTGCCCCCAAGCTCCCTTACTCAGTTTTATAGTTTTAAAAACCGAATGTTGTGCATCTACACAGATGGCCTTCAAAGCAGCTGAACACAATCTTTTTCTCACTCCACCGCCACTCAAAAGTTTACTCTTCTACAACTATTCTCACCTCTTGCCCCCACCCTCATTCCCGAGGCTTGTACTATCATATTGTCTCTCCCTGCATCCCTGATATAAATGCATTATAGGGAAGTTTCACCACAAGCACTACGGTATACAATATAAGGCTTTGAGACCACAGCAAATAACATTCTCCTATTTTATTCTGCTTCTTCACTCACAGTTCCCAAGAGCATTACCTGCGCACGGTAGAAAGCAGTTCCATTTCTTTGTGTTTCTGCATTTCTAGGTGCAGCTCCTTCTCTCTACAATTGGCACGAACATCTGCAAGCTCTTTCTCAAGAGTGGTCACGGATTCCTGAAAAGCTGTAGTTGCCTGCTGAGATTCTTTTAACTAGAAAGTAGAGAGAGAGTACACTTCAGAACCAACAGAATTCTTTCCTAGCAGTTTTTCTTTCACACAAAGCATATGTCTCCTACATCTTCTTACAGTTCCAAGCAATTTGAATAGATCAGAATATTTCACTTCCTGCAAACAGATTGccattccagccagccatgcacACTCAGTTAGATGCAAAGATCTGGCACAAGTGCAGCTATATCCAGGAGATACCAATATACCTGATGGTGGAGTTTCTTATGATCTTCCAACATTGGAAGGTCAGCAACGTAACGCTCCAGAGTCTCAATTCTCTGCTGTTTCTCACGGTTCTGCTCAAATTCTTTTTGGCACTTCTTTTTCAGGTGCTCAATGTGTTTATCTCTTGCCTTTACCTGCACAAACAAAGAACAAAAGTAGGGGCTTTCTTAGAGGACTGTTTTTCACTCATTGAGTGAGTACATGTATCAGCTTTGATGCCTGAAGCTGAGGGGCAAACACTATTTTAACCTACaagcaacaaataaaatatacatcAGAGACTTCATTCAAGCAGAGTACTTCAAGACAGAATGGGCTATCACAAAGAGCAGGTTAATCTCACTCCAAGTTACACAAAAGCAGCAACATGATGTCAGAGGATAAGTTGTGTCagctaagtaaaaaaaaattctccttaAGACATGCTGATGAAGAATGCAACACATTTTACATGCAGAGCACAGCTAAAGCTTCATATTGAAAAACTGTAGGATTTGGATGCTCAGAGAAACCCAGTCTAGTACTGATGCTATCGTTTTGGAAAAATCTTGATGTGCTCAGCTTTCTGCCCATTGCatttcactacagtggtacctcggtttatgaacacaattggttctggaagtctgttcataaactgaagcgttcataaactgaagtgaactttcccattgaaagtaatggaaagtggattaatccgttccagacgggtccacggagtactcaacctgaagcgtacttaacctgaagcatgggtgtaattggatccagaagtctgttcataaactgaagcattcataaactgaagcaaactttcccattgaaagtaccgtAATGtaaagtgaatcaatccgttccagatgggtccgcggcgttcgtaaaccgaaaattcataaaccgaggtgttcataaaccaaggttccactgtatttagaatCTTCAACGCCGATGTGGGGTTTTGGTGGAGAGGAATTCTGATGCCCCAGAGAGCAAAATTGTTTACCATGTTTATTTTATCTATATTTAGTAAATAAACTTTGAATTTGCTAAGCTTGCCTAATAAATGTATTGCAATTAGCATCTATTcattataaaaaattccttccagtagcaccttagagaccaactaagtttgtcattggtatgagcttttgtgtgcatgcacacttcttcagatacacatgaaagctcataccaatgacaaacttagttggtctctaaggagctactgaaaggaattttgttattttgtttcgactacggcagaccaacacggctacttacctgtaactacatcTATTCACTGTTACTAATGAAACAGAACTATTTCTAACTCACATTACTGATCTTCAACACAGAAACCAATTTCCAAAAGCAATACTACATGATGCAAGATCAGCAAGCAAGAACTGTATCAAGACTCCAGGTTTAGATGCCAGAAGAGCCAAGTACTAGGTTTTCTTTGCTCCAGAGTCAA includes:
- the SH3BGRL3 gene encoding SH3 domain-binding glutamic acid-rich-like protein 3, translating into MASLTVYSTSVTGSREIKSQQSEVTRILDGKNIKYTLVDISQDNALRDEMRTKSGNPKAIPPQIFNGDHYCGDYELFVEAVEQKTLQEFLKLA